The genomic region CCCATTACCTTACAGGAGATCGCCGCCAGCATCGACTCTCCTTCTCTGGACGTCGACTGTCTCGCACGAGTCATGAGGCTATTGGTGCGCAAACGCATCTTCACCTCATCACAGCCCATAGCCGACGACATCAAAGAGACTGTCTATGGGCTAACCAACTCCTCCAAATGGCTCTTAAGGGACTCCTCTTCCTCCGCACCAAGCCTGGCAGCAATGGTGCTAGCGGAAGACCATCCATGGCTTATGGCTCCTTGGCATTGCCTTACTAAATGTGTCCAAGAAGGCGGCGTGGCTTTCACCAAAGCTCATGGTTGCCAGATCTGGGACTTGGCTTGCACCTCAAAAGTTGTTCTTGAGGTTGTGTTGTCGACCTACAGGGAAGGGTTTGCGGGTATTGGATCAGGGTCGGTGGTGGTGGACGTGGGTGGCGGGACTGGGATGGCGGTGGCGGAGATCGTGGAGAGTCATCCACATATAAAGGGGATCAACTTCGATCTACCACATGTTGTAGTCACAGCACCTCAGTACCCTGGTGTATCTCATGTCGGTGGAGATATGTTTGTGTCCATTCCCAAAGCTGATGCTCACTTCCTCAAGGTAAACTGCTACTTAACTCTACAGTAAGAGAAACCAATCAAGAGATTAATCAGATTTAACTAGCAgtcttttttctaatttatttggtAAAACATCAATTCCAAATCCTAAGGAAATTTGAAGACAAAaacttttgaaaaatatgagagagagagacccacaCGGGCAAGCAATCAGCGATCTTCTCCGAATGATTTGTGCCAGAATTCAATTGCTTGTTTGCCTGCGGCTTAGCTAGAAATTAGGCAATACTTGGCTTTAGTTAGGGCCTTTCCCCCCTCAGTTTGACTTTTAGGTTTGTATTCtagtttctttccaaaaaaaaaaaaaaaattatatcattaGATAAACTTTTCCATTTATATTCTTAGTGATTAATTTGTTTTTGGGTATTTTCATGTTTTATTCTATCACATGAACAAATCTGTTTGCCTTAAAATTGAGCAAGTGAGTATTGAAATGAATAATATACTGAAGAAAGGTTGAATTATATAGATCAAAAGATTAAGTTATATAATATCATTTGATACACTTTTTTCGTTTGCATTCTCAGTGACTATTCTGGTTTTGATTCTTATCCCGTTTTCCAATGTTTTATTTTGTCACTAGTAAATTATATATTAATGTGTCAACCTGTTTTGGGTACCAAGAATACCATCACTTTATAAATTTTCTTAATAAAGGTTGAAGTATCTAATTCAAAAGCTTAAGTTATTAAATGGAATCCCAACTCATATATGAAGTCATCCAAATTAAGTCTTATTGTTGGTCAATCTGAGATTATTCCCAAAAATCCTTTCACATGTTCCCCTTCAATCTTTTCATCGGTGGCAGCATGTGTATTCATTCATTTTCGGTGATCGTAGACATATGCTTAATTAATATGATAGGTATGATGCCTTGTACCATGTTCAACTAACGGAAAAGCTTAAACTATTATGGATAAACCCATATGGTATATGAAGTCATCCAAGATCCTAGAGTTAGCCATTgtaagaaaattccattattaATGTCATCTTCTTATATTTCTTTATATACATGTATAGTGGGTATTGCATGATTGGAGCGACGAAAACTgcataaatattttgaaaaattgcTGGAAAGGGTTgccagaaaaaaaatgaaaagattatAATTGTTGAAGCGGTGTTGAGCCAGAAGGAGAAGGCTTATTTGCTGAAACtggattggtgtttgatttgCTTATGATTGCTCATAGCTTTGGTGGGAAAGAGAGGACCAAGATAGAATGGAAAAAGTTGTTGGAGGAAGCAGGATTTCCTCGCCATAAAATCATCCAAATTCCAGCTCTGCCATTTATTATTGAGGCCTACCCAGAGTGATTTAATTTCTTGGTTGTGCTTTGTTTTCGAACCCTTGGTAAAGATATATATCCAATGTGTAcattgaaataataaataatgtatGCTATGAATGCTAGAATTGTCTCTATCATTACCTCTAAATTGTGTTAGTGACAATAT from Macadamia integrifolia cultivar HAES 741 unplaced genomic scaffold, SCU_Mint_v3 scaffold2741, whole genome shotgun sequence harbors:
- the LOC122067164 gene encoding (R,S)-reticuline 7-O-methyltransferase-like — protein: MFSFAESMALKCAVESRIADIINSHGHPITLQEIAASIDSPSLDVDCLARVMRLLVRKRIFTSSQPIADDIKETVYGLTNSSKWLLRDSSSSAPSLAAMVLAEDHPWLMAPWHCLTKCVQEGGVAFTKAHGCQIWDLACTSKVVLEVVLSTYREGFAGIGSGSVVVDVGGGTGMAVAEIVESHPHIKGINFDLPHVVVTAPQYPGVSHVGGDMFVSIPKADAHFLKWVLHDWSDENCINILKNCWKGLPEKK